The sequence below is a genomic window from Humulus lupulus chromosome 3, drHumLupu1.1, whole genome shotgun sequence.
AATGATCCCAGATCACATCATCAGCTACCACCTTCTTCTGTGCTTTATCCCAGTTAAACCCTTTTTGGCCAAGCAGAGTCTGTATGTTACTGTAATGTCTCCTAAGAATATTGTAACGATTTTTCAATACATATCTACTGTACTGGACCCCAAATTTGGCATTGAACGATGAGATCATGCAAACCCATGATTTCTTCTTAAAGACTCGTCCAATTTTGTTCCCCTTGTGGACTTGCTCCAACAATAGTTCAGTGAAAAACTGCCCCATAGACTCTGACCAATCAATTCTTTTAGGATCATCCTTTGTGTAGTTTACAGCTTCCAACCCTTAGATAAATAAATTTTAGAATAATAGATAACATAAAGATGAAAAGAATGCCAGAAACATGAATATTACACTAACCTTCATTTTCAAAGTCCAAATCGAAACAAGAAAGACTGTATCTTCCATCAGCAACAGCATGCCCACATATTATACACAACTCATTATAATATGGCACAACTCTCATTCTGTATGGTTGCATTTCCGGGTTCGCCTGCATTCATACAAAAGTTAAAAGCTCATTTGAATCCCGAAATTCCCATTATATAAAATTTAGAGATAAGACCAAAGATCCTACTAAAATTTTACACAACTAACTCAATAAATTGACAAGGAATGTATCTATAAATCACATGTTAATTACAAAACATGAACAATGATAATCATTTCGCATAACAGAAAAAACTGCCACCGGCCAATTTACTTGTAACTGGGATGGTCTATCTAGTTTTCCCGATTTTTCCTCAGTTCATCTAATGAGTTGCTTATACATTATCATTAAAAACACCCACTAACAGatgatgtgagaaaatataattaaatagacAATGAAGATATGACGTACTTCTCCTTATTTGGCATAAAAATAAGGTACCAAAACTAGTGTTCCTAAAAGATAAATTAATGTGGCACCATTCACCAATCACCATATATGACCTTTGATATTGCTTGTTGTAAAACATAAAGCACAGGAATAGTGATGTTTTACCTTGATGTATTCACTCCATTCCTTATCATCAGCTATTACCATATGCATTAAATCATCCCACTTAAACCCAGTTTGATTAACAAGACTCTTCATCTCATTATATTGTTTCCTGAATCTTTTGTATCGGTTCCTGAGAACATCTGTATCATAATGAAACCCAAATTTTGAATTGAACAGCACAATCATGCCAGCCCATGATTGTTTCCTAAACCCATGAGCAGTCTTGTTTCCTTTTCTGACTTCTTCCATCAAAAGACTAATGAAATAGGTGTCCTGAGATGGAGTCCAATTAGCTCTCAAACTCTCGCCATTATTTCCACAATAGCCATTCTCCATTGCCTCAATCTTCTTCTGATTCACCTGGAATGCAAAACAGTTGAGAAATAAcgtggttttttttttcaaaattatgttTCTGTTTGGCGACTGagaaaaatggagggaaaaaaaTCTAATTTAAAGATTTAAGAggaaaaacaaaaaaggaaaCAAACAGCGGTGAGGATTAGGCGATTTACCTGCTAGGCGAGATAAAGAGGTCGAGCAATTGAGACTCTCAGACTCCTCACCACTAGCAAAAGGGGTTTAGGGTTATCCAGGATAGGGAAATACGAATTTATTGTTTGGTTTTAGTTTTGGAACTTTTATTAATtcttacaataatatataaaggGAAATTATTTTCTCCTTATTACAGTTACACTAGGTATGTTTGGTTGGATGGAGAAGTGGGTGGATGGAGGGGAGAGGAGGGAGAAAGATGAGATGATAAATCATCTTGTTTGGTAAGAGGGATTAAAGGAATTAGAGGATAGTGAATCATCTTCCTCTCTATTTGATAAGGAAGAAAAATAAAGGGAAGGAGGGAAAAGTGGAGAATACAAGGGAAAGAAAAATAGATAGAAAAATGTGGTGGGACTTCTCTAAaatattttctctctaaaatggagagaaaatcaaagaaaaaaaatgtggtttaattatttgaagtttaatgactaaaatatcatttaaattGTGAGACTCATTTTAggggaattctcttatagggTCTTCATtttaagtcctaccggtagggctctcagtgttctcaacccgtTAACAGTTTTtggcgattttttttatgaccgtgtatattgtagctatttagagtatcctgcaaattttcagaaaattccaaatagtttgcaataccgaaaactaggttcaaacatgttgttgcacgcgtgactaattttttttatgcgcgtggaaaacaacatgtttgaacctagtttttggtactgtaaactattcagaattttctgaaaatttgcaggatgctctaaatagctgcaatatacacggtcataaaaacaagtcgcgtcgaaaactgttcacgggtcgagaaacactgagagccctaccgataggacttaaagtgaagcccctatagaagaattgtccattatatatatatataaaaagaaaaattagtcGAGTTTATATTTTCAAAGATGTggtatgttgaccctcgatttggtcaactgacacggagtcaaatgcttgatgtgaatagatgtgttgaaatagatctaatggaaaaaacagtaaaggacacacaaagttatagtggttcggccccaagaactggtaatgacctacgtccacttaagctattattgatatcagttctcaaaggagtgatcaaagaactatggttctctgagtttcacagacctaaGAGAGATGAACAATACAATCGTAAAATAATAGCCCTGATTCTCTTGTAAAGcgtaaacttaaatcagccaaaagtcccttccttgagctatttctctctatttataggctcaaggagggttacacgaatcagttacagatattctttcctaaataatcagatcatcatggatcatgggagataatctcagatatgattacaattgtacaaaattatctctaaagatatggagtatacgaccaggcggGTCGTATATAAGCTTCAAATGTTTCGTcagggaatctcactggtcgatggtcgaacagacctTCTGCCAGGTgccagccacgtgttaaaaatgtctgccacgtcacccgtgcctgttttttggataacatttgcccccccaagtttatttattacgaccagcaataaataaactttaaggaaaacgactcttcgattaccccaccaaatctgtcagagtagttcgtgcattcttggaaaaagtgacctacccctgtctaatcaCGACTTTTTGGTTCCCAAGCAATCCATTGATGGCTATCACttttccccatgcttcgaaaagaagaaactgatgattacctcttttttcatggcacagacaaaatatatatagcttCCCCAGAGCttcatttttctttttacgcaagctatttCTCTATCAAGAAACCCTAAGTTAGAACCTCTATTTTCTCTGAAGATCATCTTTCGACGCTCCAAGAACCAGCCGCCGTTCGCTCGCCTACGCCCAGAATTTCTTCCAGCCTTCATAATCTTTGCTTCAGTAAGTTTCAGAACTTTtctactctttatttttcttgtgcatgTCGCTGCGAGTTAGCTTTTAGGTTCTGATATTGCctgtgttcttgagtagaaatGCATGAAAATAGGGGATTTATCGAGTGATGCTAGGTAGGATGGTGTATCTTTGCCATTTAAGAGTTGTGaaccagtttgatagtcgagaccataaatttaggacgtaaaatcgaagtaaaaatttgatttttatgctagctgaaaaactgaatttttcccgcccttacaggagttgaaaaagcttttttagaaaaactttttactttcactttttgatctgtttttcaaactgttcgtgtgaaaaaattggttttttgctagaatgctgttgtataaaagtttgacttttatacacgaccagcgttattttaaccaactttctagactctccatcctcacctccccatttttctatccgcagattttaatgccagatttgtggggaggtgagcggtcGATCGAAAACGATCTTCTTGCATAAttgcttgaaggtgaagaacagcCTGCTCAGCGCGTTCAAGAGATTCCGTTCTCCAGACTCTCTTCTTCCAGACCTCAACTATCTCCAGCCAGAATGGTTCGTTCAAAATCCACTGGCCCAAAGAAACAAAAGCCTGACCATACTTCAAATTCTCCAgctcagcctgattcgcaggctggggttccctcaACCAGCGGTCGAGAGAACATTGTCCCAAACCCTTGCATCCAGGTTAGGGCTCGCCCTCAGCATTCaacccttcctgatgtcgagtggtaccttTCTCCATTGAGCTAAGTAAcccccaggatgcttgccaattatcttaggaagtatcctcttattGGGGTAAATCTCAAGATTCCCATTGCGGATGAGAGGGCTAACTTGCCTGGAGGcacttacagcgcctggtcgaggtatcacatagaggcgggggctacccttcctcttcatccattctatcagggggtggcgaactacttcggtgtcgcccccttccaaattactcccaacggatatagaatgcttgctgtaCTCTATATCCTtttcaaacttaaaaaatggccagagcctactcctcatgaggtcaattaccttttttgaccttaagtccaacccccaacagtccgggacggggttttttcatttttgtcaccaggagacgaaCCGCACATTCCTaagtgacaccacccatatctccaacgtggggaaatacagtcaggagtatttcctcacgcctgacatgactgcaaataacctggccttcgcttGAGGAGGTAAATGCCCTTTTTCTACTGGTTGCTGTTTTTACTTAGCGATTCTCTTTGTACATCTCtaaaatatcttgtgcttttcaggaccatggttacgcccagacccaacaccagagatggtgttgaggtccaacactctgGCCAGAATGACTGATACTGAGAAGAGCGTCAAGTCTCTGGTCACCGAAGAGAacttgaggctatctggcctcctgctCCCTCATTAGGATATGAGGGAACCCACGGCGGTTAGTGCCACTACCAAGGGGACtctcgagcagcaacctccagtgtgtcctcctcgacggagaccgactggggttatgatcagggaacccactggcactccctctgcagaaaggccttctacccctcaagggaagggaaaacaaaaggcagtcgagactgtcgtagacttagacgagtcttcagacgaaaacagtattgttatttcactcttagataacttgccaattccctgtcatttatttgacggggacgacaattttacatatactctaaatctagggccagacttcttcgtgccagagagtgagtgtatgactagtagagtcaatagtgtagcgacaagtagtaatagctcgggtattggtctttgtaattttctttatcgTTTTTCTAATGTGCCATAACTTGTCATCTACTTTTTGCTTACTGTATGCATATTTATCTCTTTCTGCAGAAATGGCCTCCGCAAACGTTTTTCGACTTGTACAACactcaggaggaggaagaggttccTCTGGTCCGAAGGAGGAAATCGGCCAGGAAACACGATGGTGAGTCCAGCCAAGTACCCCCGGCCAAGAAGAATCGAGCAGCTGATCCTCCAAACAATGAGCCCTCTGGCCAAACATCTGCCTAACCTtccgctcctgctgagaaggaaacCCCTCCTCCTGCTGCCACGAATCCTTCACCAGCGGCTCCAACTGAACAGGCCCAGCAAGCTGATCttcctggggccaaactctcgagtcgCTCCCTGCGATAAGCTAAGGATCGCCTTGCCCATATCCTtaagcatgaccgttgcagggaggccATGGCTGATTCTGAaaacatgggggtcgaccagatcctcaacagggcccttaatgaagtggccagtgtaagaacTCATTTTCCTCTTTTGTGATTATGGTCTTGATTTTTCCTTCTTTTTAGTTtgcctaactcttattctttgttTACAGGGCATGCTGACAATGACTGCTGCTCGTGCCCGCGCTGGTGCTAGCATCGAGCAGTCCCGAGCGAAGCTTAttgaggagcttcaagccgcgAAGGCTAGGAACGCTGGGGAGCTGGAGGTgatcacccagcagaaggattcctTGGTCGCAGAGCTGGCATAAAAGCAAGCTTCTCTAGAAAATACAAGAAAGCAGAGGGATGACTATCAAGATGCTAGCCGGACCTCTTGGTGCGAAGTCAAAAAACTTAAGGAGGAGCATCTTGCTAAGGACACGACCATTGCTGTCCTTAAGAGCCAGGTGGAACAACTCAAGCTTACAAATGCCAAGGACCTAGAAAGgtataagaacgcgacacttcggtgtttctatgatttttggaaacacaaccaaagtgccaatttcaactaccttccagaggacgcCAGGAAGGCTGAGCTAGCTCgttgcactgctcgattggctgctGAAGAGAGAGCCAGGATTCCTGCCTCCCCAGACATTCCGCTGGCCACCGGAGTGGAGGGAAGTGAGGCTGCAGGAGACGTGGTCGATCAGAATgctccccaggatcctcctgctcctcaagcttaatttttttttcttttatatttctaTACGACCTGCGGGCCGTGCTGTAAAGACAAtgatttttttctttggtttgaTTTTGTTGCACGGGCagcttattttacttttactttaagacagttacatccaagcagtactgcttgtggtgtaaaataattccctttgatattataatatttctgcttattataacatctgttcgcatgaccgaacttagcatagtactttggcttgatttaacaaaatataaattttgaaaaatactctaagtaccgtagcatgctttcacttattttgttcatgtgtttacatatctcttggtatgctttgctatcgatgtacctcatatgccccccaagtgactgaggagctttaggtccttggtcacttgccttgaccacgacctgtacgaacattactgctcggtataaaatgtaaaacttataatacagcaaaacaacacacgtaatgaacaaatacttgtaaaaagaaattacaaaggttggcaagaatgactggctgcgcacagtcccttataattctcgtatttaaatggactaaacatgtctttacgagtgatcttaaaaagatcttacacttataagtgattagccatacaacatgactaccctttttcaaaacttgtaaaaagtaaaaattaatacaagccagtcttttaagaaggactgtttactgataatacttgcacaggtgttctccgttccaatagcgcagaacgagatctccatttaagcgtgcatgtttgtatgtgcctgggtgaaggacttcttcaatctggtaaggtctttcccagtttggttcgagtactccagcagccaggtcgcgggtgtttaagaaaactcttcgaagtactaagtctccgacgttaaactttctttcttttactttagagttaaaatatcgagcgactttttgctggtacgcagctactcggagttgggctttttctcgtttctcctcaaccaagtctagggactccatcaacagttggctattttggtcttggtcgtatgtgattcttcgatgtgagggcggatctaactcgactggcaacatggcttcatacccgtatgctaaggaaaacggggtatgacctgttgctgttcgatgagaagttctatacgaccagagtacttcaggcagctgttctggccatgctcctttagcttcctcgagccttttcttcagggtatcctttagtgtcttatttaccgcttcgacttgcccatttgcttgcggatgcgcaactgaagaaaagctcttgatgattccatgcctcttgcagaagtctgtgaataggtcgctgtcgaaatGGGTGccttgtctgagacaatctttcgaggcaatccatatcggtaaaaaatgttcttgatgacaaagtcaagaactttctttgatgttatggtagcaagtggctcagctttggcccatttggtgaagtagtcgactgctacaactgcatattttactccaccttttcctgttggcaaggacccaattaaatctataccccatactgcgaagggccaaggactttgcatctgtttgaacTCATTAGGAGCTacacg
It includes:
- the LOC133823559 gene encoding L10-interacting MYB domain-containing protein-like isoform X1 translates to MENGYCGNNGESLRANWTPSQDTYFISLLMEEVRKGNKTAHGFRKQSWAGMIVLFNSKFGFHYDTDVLRNRYKRFRKQYNEMKSLVNQTGFKWDDLMHMVIADDKEWSEYIKANPEMQPYRMRVVPYYNELCIICGHAVADGRYSLSCFDLDFENEGLEAVNYTKDDPKRIDWSESMGQFFTELLLEQVHKGNKIGRVFKKKSWVCMISSFNAKFGVQYSRYVLKNRYNILRRHYSNIQTLLGQKGFNWDKAQKKVVADDVIWDHYVKEHPNFQMYRNKAMPCYTDMCAICRNEATLRKDRKDPSSCSTPIFKKEATEKKESGDPMPTMNNIGAHEKKRGQLEITPTSQPYEIEQRIDDNDVGDAFVEMAAAVSSFTKKQKEEKSVSIEHVIGVLQSIPDVDDDLLLDACDLLEDEKRARIFLALDSTLRKKWLIRKLRPQ
- the LOC133823559 gene encoding L10-interacting MYB domain-containing protein-like isoform X2, which codes for MENGYCGNNGESLRANWTPSQDTYFISLLMEEVRKGNKTAHGFRKQSWAGMIVLFNSKFGFHYDTDVLRNRYKRFRKQYNEMKSLVNQTGFKWDDLMHMVIADDKEWSEYIKANPEMQPYRMRVVPYYNELCIICGHAVADGRYSLSCFDLDFENEAVNYTKDDPKRIDWSESMGQFFTELLLEQVHKGNKIGRVFKKKSWVCMISSFNAKFGVQYSRYVLKNRYNILRRHYSNIQTLLGQKGFNWDKAQKKVVADDVIWDHYVKEHPNFQMYRNKAMPCYTDMCAICRNEATLRKDRKDPSSCSTPIFKKEATEKKESGDPMPTMNNIGAHEKKRGQLEITPTSQPYEIEQRIDDNDVGDAFVEMAAAVSSFTKKQKEEKSVSIEHVIGVLQSIPDVDDDLLLDACDLLEDEKRARIFLALDSTLRKKWLIRKLRPQ